From the Planktothricoides raciborskii GIHE-MW2 genome, the window GCGGCAGATGTTCCCTCTTTAGTGCTATTTGTTATTTGTTAATTGTTACTTGTTATTTGTTGTTTGTAGTTGAGCAATATATCCCCTGACCGACCCCTAGCCACCGGCTTGTCACCTACTAAAGATCGATTGTAGCCATTTTCCTTTACATTATTTAATATCTCTGGTGTATGAGAATATCGTCTCATCACCCAGCAACGGTTCATGCCGTTTTGCAGGGGTTTTGCCTCTACCCGTATAGGGTTAGGTTTTCTCCTGTCCCTGTCCTCAACCGGAAAACCGATGACCACTGGAGCTTGCCTAGGCTTGTAACAATTTCTCACATAAAACAAATTTATCCCCAAACGTGGGATAAATTAAGTGAGAAATCGCTGAAAACTCATAACAATGAGATGTTTTTATAAACAAGATCAAGAGGCAACTTATCTTTTCTCACATTAGTAAACTTCATAATTAGGTAGGTTCATGTCCATAACCATTACTCCCGATCAAGTTAACAGTATTGTATGGAACCAACATCAAGACCCCTTTCAAATCCTTGGGCCTCATCCGATTGAAGAAAATGGCAAAGTAACAAGCTGGGTGGTGCGAGCTTATCTACCCAACGCCGAAGCAGTCTGGGTCGTACTCCCAGAAGTCAGAAAAGAATATTCCATGCAATCGGTGCATAATGCTCACTTCTTTGAATGCACCATCGAAACAACCGAACTTTCTAACTATCAGCTACGGGTCAAAGAAGGCGATCGCGAACGGGTGATCTACGATCCTTATGCCTTCCGGTCTTCCAAACTCACGGACTTTGACATCCATTTATTTGCCGAAGGCAACCATCACCGCATCTATGAAAAACTAGGCGCCCATCCAATGGTGGTTGAAGGAGTCAAAGGGGTATATTTCGCCGTTTGGGCTCCCAATGCTCGCAACGTATCAATTTTGGGAGATTTTAACTCCTGGGACGGTCGCAAACACCAAATGCGGAAAATCGGCAACGGGATTTGGGAGTTGTTCATTCCTCAAATTGGGGTAGGGGAAGCCTACAAATATGAAATTAAGAATAATGAAGGTCATATTTACGAAAAATCCGATCCCTACGGTTTCCAACAAGAACCCCGCCCCAAAACTGCCTCGATCGTTACGGACTTAGAAACCTACACCTGGACCGATCGCGACTGGATGGAAAAACGGCGTCACACCGATGCCTTAACTCAGCCCGTTGCCGTCTATGAATGCCATTTAGGTTCTTGGCTACACGCAGCTTCAGCGGAACCAGCGGTTAAACCCGACGGCACCGAAGAACCCGTAGTGGTTGTGTCGGAACTGAAAACCACCGCTCGTTTTCTCACCTACCGGGAACTCGCCGATCGCCTCATTCCTTACGTCAAAGAACTCGGCTACACTCATATCGAACTGCTACCCATTGCCGAACACCCCTTTGATGGCTCCTGGGGCTACCAAGTCACCGGCTACTTTGCTCCCACTTCTCGCTACGGCAGTCCCGAAGACTTCATGTACTTCGTGGATCAGTGCCACCAAAACGGCATTGGGGTATTGGTAGACTGGGTGCCCGGTCACTTCCCCAAAGATGGTCACGGTTTAGCCTTCTTTGATGGGACTCACCTCTATGAACACGCCGACCCGCGCAAAGGCGAGCACAAAGAATGGGGCACCTTGGTATTTAACTACAACCGCAACGAAGTGCGGAACTTCCTCTATGCCAATGCCCTATTCTGGTTTGACAAATACCACATTGACGGCATTCGGGTGGATGCAGTGGCGTCTATGCTGTATCTGGACTATGCCCGGAAACCAGGGGAATGGGTTGCCAACCAATATGGCGGACGGGAAAATATTGAAGCGGCTGATTTCCTGCGGCAGGTTAATCACCTGATTTTCAGTTATTTCCCAGGGACACTTTCTGTGGCGGAAGAGTCCACCGCTTGGCCGATGGTTTCCTGGCCGACTTATGTGGGCGGTTTGGGCTTTAACCTCAAGTGGAATATGGGCTGGATGCACGATATGCTGGACTATTTCAGCATGGATCCTTGGTTCCGCCAGTTCCACCAAAATAACGTCACCTTCAGTATGTGGTATAACCACAGCGAGAATTTCATGCTGGCGTTATCTCACGATGAAGTGGTTCACGGTAAGAGCAATATTATTGGCAAGATGCCGGGCGATCGCTGGCAGAAATTCGCTAACCTGCGCTGCTTATTTGCCTATATGTACGCCCACCCAGGGAAGAAAACCATGTTTATGGGCATGGAATTTGGCCAATGGAGTGAGTGGAATGTCTGGGGTGACTTGGAATGGCAACTGTTGCAGTATGAACCCCACCAACAAACTAAGCGCTTCTTTAGTGAATTAAACCGGCTTTATCGCCAACAACCCGCCCTTTATACTTGGGATTTTGCTCAGGAAGGGTTTGAGTGGATTGATTGCAGCGATAACCGTCATAGCGTAGTTTCTTTTATTCGCCGCGCTAAAGACTCCGATGAATTTATTTTGACAGTTTGTAACTTCACCCCTCAACCCCACAGCCATTACCGGGTTGGCGTACCCGAACACGGTTTTTATACCGAAATCTTTAACAGCGATGCTAAAGAATTCGGCGGCAGCAATATGGGCAACCTAGGCGGTAAATGGGCTGATGAATGGTGGATGCACAATCGTCGCTATTCTTTGGATCTTTGCTTGCCTCCTTTGGCGGTGGTGATGTTCAAACTCGATCGCCAAAAAACCGAAGAAGCCCGTAAAGCTTTGTTAGCAGAAAGTCAGAATCAATAAGTTCTCATAAAACCTAGAAACCGGGTTTCTGTCAAAATATCTTCGCCACCTAGAAGATATTTCACAGAAACCCGGTTTCTTTTTCAATGGTGGGCAAAAGCCCACCAGAAATACCACCAAAAAATTGAAATTAATAAACGGAGAAAGAAGCCACCACTTGCTTTAAAGTTTCCGCAGTTTTTTGCCAGCGATTTGCGGTGGTAGACACATTAAAGCTGAATAGTTTACCGCGACTAATCGCCACACTGGCAATATCATGGCGATCTTGGTTGGCCAATTTTACCGCATATTCTAAGATATAATAAGTTTTGTCTTTCTTTTCTATGGCAGTGGCATTGATTAACTCTGCTTGTCTTCCAGAACCTTCAGGGGCGATCGCTTTCTGCAAGATTTTATATCCCACCGTTGAAGGATCGCCAATATCCTGAAGTTTTTCATTTTCTGGAATTTGAGAAATCACCACGCTGACATTTTCGCTCGACTCAATTAAATCTTTGAACACCACATCTGGGCCATTTTTCACCGGCACCTCAACCCATCCATTCGGATACAAAAATTCATAACCTTTATAGCTATTCACATAAGGTTTTAAACCTGTGGTCGGTGAACTCACACAACCTGTTAAGCTAATAGTCAAAACAACGAGAATAATGGCAGCAATTCGTTTAAGCATCTTTCTGATTTCCTTGCAATCTTCCGATCAATGACTCTGACTTGAATATAAGCCTGCCCCCGTGAAGACGAGGGTCAGAGCCATTCACCATAGATTTATTTTCACATCCAATGGCCGCTTTTCTCGATCTTTTGTCGCGTTGTAGAGCATGGTAGAACCAAGGAAAGGTAGCGCGATCGCTGTCCCCTCCCGAACCTCATCCCCTCCCGAACCTCATCTCCTCGAGAACCTCATCCGACGGCAGTCCCCCGACGTAGCAACACATCTGCATCAAAGCTTTATGATAATCAAATATCCTTTACAAAACTTCATAACTGACCGTGATTGCAGAACCACTTACCTCACCCAGTACCTTGGAACCACTCACCTGGGAGTGGCAAAACCATCAAATTAAATACATCGTCAAAGGCACAGGTCTGCCCCTAGTTTTGGTGCATGGGTTCGGTGCCTCCATTGGACATTGGCGTAAGAATATTCCCGCCTTGGCTGAGGGGGGTTATCGGGTTTTTGCTCTGGACTTATTGGGATTTGGCGGTTCCGATAAAGCCCCAGTGGACTATTCCGTGGAACTGTGGCAACAATTGCTCAAAGATTTCTGGCATGAACATATTCAAGAACCCGCTGTATTTATTGGCAACTCTATTGGGGCGCTGCTGAGTTTGGCGATCGCCGCTAATCATCCCGAAATCGTCGCTGGTGGGGTATTGCTAAACTGTGCCGGTGGCTTAAATCACCGTCCTGAAGAACTGCATTTTCCCCTGCGGCAAATTATGACCATCTTTACTAATGTGGTCAGTTCCCCAGGGTTAGGGCCATTTCTCTTTGACCGCATTCGCCAAAAACATCGCATCCGCAACACCTTGCGGCAAGTTTACGGCAACAAATCTGCTATTACCAACGAATTAGTCGAATTACTTTATCAACCCTCTTGCGATCCAGGGGCGCAAAAAGTTTTTGCCTCCATTGTCACCGCCCCTCCAGGCCCACAACCCACGGAATTATTACCCTTGGTCAAATGTCCCCTCTTAGTTTTGTGGGGCGAAGATGACCCCTGGACTCCGGTGAGTGGCGGGCGAATTTTCCAAGAGTTTGCGCGATCGCAACCCATTAAATTTGTTTCCATTCCCAAAACCGGCCACTGTCCCCATGACGAACGGCCAGAAGTGGTCAATCCGTTAATTTTAGATTGGCTCAACAATCTGTAATTGTTCGTCATTAAAGGAAATAGTGTTTCCTTGGTGAAACAGCTTGATGCGGAGCAATTAGGCATCAACATTAAGCATCAAGAGCAACAAAAGGTGGGCAATACCCACCTTTTTATCATTTTTAATTATGTCTAGAATAAAAAATCAGTTTAGGTTAAAATAACCAATATATCGAAACCCTAGATGAATTGTGAGAGAATGGAAGAGATAAGTAGAGACAGCCAGTGGCTTCTATTCTATGCTAGACGACTTAGGATTGCTATATCTAGCAAAAATTAGCATAACTCTGTAGGCGATCGCCCACAAAGAGAAAACCGGGTTTCTTTCCGTAGGGGTTGGCAGCGGATGGGATAGTTGATGGGATAGTTGATGGGATATTCCGTTGGCAGCGGATGGAATAGTTGATGGGATAGTTGATGGGATATTCCGTTGGCAGCGGATGGAATAGTTGATGGGTTGACGGTTTGTAAATAATATCAGGGCTATCTGAAAAGCGATCGCTATCCGATTCAGAAAGTAGTCAACCCAAATAGCCCAGAAACCGGGTTTCGGTTTTGAATATCAGCAGTTATCTGTGGAATGCTTTCAAAGAAACCCGGTTTATTGCTTGGGGTAGAGAAATAAGCTGCCAACCAACCGCTATCCGATTCAGAAAATAGTCAACCTATCCGCTGCCAACCCCTATCCGCTGCCAATCAGGTATATATATGGGTTATATATATGGGCGCATACTATTCCCATTATAAAGTCTTACGATGATTTTATTATAAATTAATTTTGGAGAACTTGTCAATAGTTTTTTCGGTAAATTTTTGGTTAAATTTGATTAAAAATCGATAAAATTTTAAATAAACCCAATTTATCAGCTAAAGAAACTATTTTTTGAACCAAAGCAGCGTAATATCCCAGCCAGCTTGCAACTACCAGGAGATCGCATCAAAAAAATCTGAAAATTCAGAACAAGCAAAAAATGCGAATCGCTATTAAGGGAGACAAATCGCTACTATAAACGTATTTACAAATGGGGATAAATCATGGAAAACATCCCCTTTGCTTAATCTGCCAATAGCCTCTAGCGTCAAACAATCATCACTTATGTCTCAAAAAAACGACACCACGATTCTGGTCTTAGCCCTGCTAATTACCGTAGGTTTAGCAGGCGGTGGAGTTTGGTGGTTTACGGGTCTAAAAAACCGCGCCTCCGACCCCAGGGGAACAGATTCTAATTCCCAGACAACCCCTGCTCAAGGCTATAATCAAAATTCCCCTAGCTCAAATTTTAGCCCAGTTAAAACTTTTGCCCAAATACAAAATGTTCCCCAGGCATTAGTCAGCTATGGGGGCAGTACCTCTTGGTCGCCGATCCGCCAAGAAGTCGATGCTTTAATTCAAGTTGTTTGGCCTGACTTTAAGCTGCGTTATACCCAACATCCGACAAAACCTCCGGGGTCTACGACTGGCATTGAGATGCTATTAAACGATCAATTAGCCTTTGTTCAGTCTTCGCGATCAATTAAAGATACAGAATATGAACAAGCTCAACAAAAAGGGTTTACTTTGAAACAAATTCCTGTGGCTATTGATGGCATTGCGATCGCCGTCAACCCAACTCTGAATATTCCCGGCTTAACTGTCACCCAGCTTAAACAAATTTATACCGGCAAAATTACCAATTGGAACGAAGTAGGCGGATCAAACTTAGCCATTGTTGCTTATTCTCGCAGACCGGAAGACAGCGGCAGCGTAGAGTTTTTCATCGATAATATTCTGAATGGAGAAAAGTTTGCTGATAATGTTTCTTTTATCCCCACAACCACTGAAGCTTTGCGCCTAGTGGCGAATAATTTGGGGGCAATTTACTATGGTTCGGCGCCGCAAGTTGTCCCGCAATGTCAGATAAAATCAATCGCGATCGCCAATCAAGAGGCAGAATTTATTCCTCCGTATCAAGAGCCTTGGGTGTCCCGGGAAGAATGCCCAACTAAGCGGAATCAATTAAATCAAGCTGCTTTTCAAAGTGGAGCATATCCGATTACCCGCAGATTGTTTATCATCGTCAAACAAAATGGGCAAATCGACCAGCAAGCGGGTGAAGCTTATGCTCAGTTACTTTTAAGTGACCAAGGACAAGATTTAATTGAAAAAGCTGGATTTGTGAGAATTCGTTAATTTTTTCAAAATCAATCCCTAAAGATTGTTGCATCCCCTGAATAGCCGGGGCAATTCATAAATTGCCCCGGCTATTCGAGCGGCAATCGAGCAGCGATCGCCCCCATGTTTAGTCACTAATCATTAGTCACCCACCATTAGTCACCAACAAAATGAATAAATCACAGAATCAAGATAATTTGGCCAGCCATGCCCAAAAGTGGCCAGAGGAATTTTGGGCAGCGATTGATTTATTCTCCCTGAAATCGCGATTTTGCGATCGCTTAATCAATGCCACCTCTGATTATTTGTTAGCAACGCGATCGCCTGCTATTGACAATCAAATGCCAATATTGACGCCCTCAACGATGCCATTAAACCGCACCAAAGACGTAGAAAAAGTCATCTATATTTCCGCGATCGCCTTCAAATTGCAAAAGACCCTGCAAAAAGCCCAGGAAAAAGCCCAGCAAAAAGCCCCGGCAGAAATTGCCGAGGCGATCGGTTCTTTAATCGAGCCTTCCCCCGATTTCACCGTTCATATTCGTGACGGTTGGATTCAATTCCATCTCAGCGAACCAGGGTTAGCCACCTGGTTGCAACGTCTCAGCCAATGGCCCAGCCAAACTCACGGTTCAGAGAACCCACACCAAAGTCAAAACTGGCAAAAAATCTATGCCACATTGGATGCCACAAATAATCTCACAAATAATCTCTTTCTACTGGAATACACCCACGCTCGATGTTGCTCGCTGCTGCGCTTGGGCGATCGGGAGCAACTAATCAGCCTGTCTGAGTCCAGCTTGTCGGAACATAGCACCGATCTGCAAATTATCAACCCCAATCCTATCCCCTGGTTAAGCGATCGAAACCAACTGCGTCCGATCCACCTAACGGAACGCACCCTAATTTCCCAATTAATCACGACCCTAGATACCCTCTCAACTTGCAAAAGTGAGATTGTCACCAAGCTTATGGTGAAATTAGCCACTGATTTAAGTCAAGATTTACTTATATTTTATGCTGCCAATCCCATCTGGAGCAAAATTAAAACCGAAAATTTGGCTTTGGCACAAGCCAGATTAGGCTTAATTTTAACCACGCAAATTGTCTTAAAACTCTTACTAGAAAAAGGTTTAGGGATTTTGCCCCCCCAAGAGATGTAACCACCGAACCATCAGACAAGCAAAAAATTCCTCCCAAGACTCGAAAAAAACTTGATAATTTTTGCCCAAGGGGGTGACAAATCGGGTAACTATTCGCTATACTGCGATTAGTGTGAGGAGCGAACCAGTTAGAGCACCGAGACGAAACACGGCCAGTCGTCGGTGCTCTTTCTGATCTTTAGGTATTTTTTATTAGATATTGGTTGTTAAATATTGGTTGTTAAATATTAGTTGTTAGATATTGGTTATTAGATATTGGTTATTCGAGAGCAACAACCCCTAATAACCAACAGCCCCTAATAACTAATAACTAACAACCAATAACAAAATTACTGGTGCAATTCTCGCTCAATTGCCCCAGTCAACTCCGCTGACTCGGGGGTGACGCTACTACGATAGCGCCCTACCACTTCACCTTTTTTATTAACCAGAAATTTCTCAAAATTCCAAGAAACATCTCCCGGTGGTTTGCCCTGACTGGTTAACATAGTATAAAGGGGATGTTGCTGCGACCCTTTGGCATGAACTTTATCAAAGAGATCAAAAGTAACACCATAATTTTTGGTGCAGAATTGGACAATTTCCTGATTAGTTCCTGGTTCTTGGGCACCATAATCATTGCAAGGAAATCCCAAGACCCGTAAGCCAGAATCTTTATATTTCTGGTGCAGTTTTTCCAGACCAGCATATTGAGGAGTATAGCCGCAGTAAGAAGCTAAGTTAACAATTAGCAATACATTGCCTGCATAGTCTTTGAGGGATTTATCTTCCCCGGCGATGGTCTTAACGGTAAGGTCGTGAATTGTTTCGCTCATTTGGGTTATGATTTTTTTGTAGGTAAACTCTATTATATGACAATTATGACAATTGGGAACAATTGCTGTTATTTTTATTTAATAGTTTCAATTATTTTTGATTATTTAAAAGGCTGGCTGGCGGGCTTTTGTTGGCCAATGAAACTGCTGAAATTGACAATTCAATGGTTATATTCATTGGTTAAAATATCAAGTTAATCAACTTAATCAAGTTAAAAGGAAATCACCCCTAGTAAATATAGAGGTGATGCGGATGGTGTTTGCTGGTGGGGATTGATTAATCCGCTTTGAAGCATTGAGAAATTAGCCAAGTCACGCCAGCACCACCGAGAGCGATCGCACTATATGATAACCAAGAGTTTTCTGCTGGCTGACTTTGAATTTGACTAGCCGGTGACTCATAAGAAGCGGAATAAGTCGTGGCATATTCAGGGTTGATTAACACCTTACCGGCTAACCCACCGCTAATGATTAAAATCATCCAAGTTGCGCCACAAACAGCCCAGCCATAGCGGGTCATTAGGTTTAAAAATACCCTTAACCTGGGGTAGGATCTGGCGACTCTTCGGGCCGGACGACGAACTCGGATTTTGCGGGGTCTTTCGATGACCTGCGGTGAGGCACTGAGCGATCGCCTCACAGAAACCTCAGTGGTAGGAGGCAGCGGGTTCAATTGACGAGAAGCACGAGCCGCTCGCCAATGCTGAAAAGTAGGAATGGACTGGTTTTCTTCGATCTGGTTTACCGTTAAACGGCGCAACCGCTGTAGCTGATATTCTTGGTTTGGCGTCAGGTGGCCTAACTGCAAAGGGGGCGGTGACACTGGAGGCACTAAAGCTTGCAAGCGTTTTAGCTGCCGCTGCTGGTAAGAGTCGCGATCGTACCAGTCTAGATCGCTCCAACTTGATATGGAATTCAAGGGTTCAATGGTGGGCGATCGGGAGAAGAATGATTGCGAGTTTGGGTAATTCATCATTAGTCTGGAGTCTGGCAATTAAGTCTGGCAATTAATTCTGGCAGTAGTATGGCAATTAATTTCTGGCAATGATCTGGCAATGATCTGGCAATGATCTGGCAATGAATTGAAATAAATGAATTGAAATAACCGATTAACCTTTAAGCCGTTAAACTAAGCGGTTAAAGATCAAATATCCATGCTCAAGCATCAATTATCAACGATCCCAGAGCAGATTCCCGAACAAATTTCACCCTGAACTATTAATCAGGTTAACAATTCCGGGGGGAATTCCCTTGACTCCCCTCGGAAACAATAGGGGGAAAAATTCCGGGAAAAATTCCGGGAAAAATTAACTGGTTAACTCGCGGGATGTCGTTCTAAAGCCAGTTGAATCAGGCGATTGACTAATTCTGGAAACGGAATGCCCGTGGCCGCCCAAAGCTGGGGATACATACTCAAAGAAGTAAAACCGGGCAGGGTGTTCACTTCATTAATCAAGATTTCGCCAGTTGCTTCTACATAAAAGAAGTCCATTCTCGCCAAACCCGCACAATCAATGGCTAAAAAGGCTTTGACCGCCATTTCTTGAATTTGCGTGGTCACGTCCGGGCTTAATGCTGCCGGAATATGCAGTTGCGCTTTACCGTCGGTATATTTGGTTTCGTAGTCGTAAAAATCACTTTGATAAGTAATTTCTCCCACCACAGAGGCTTTTGGCTGGTCATTTCCTAATACCGCACATTCTACCTCTCTGGCGACAACTCCGGCTTCCACAATCAAACGGCGGTCAAAGGTGGCGGCTTTGTCTAAAGCGGCTTCCAGTTCAGAGCGCGATCGCACCTTGGAAATGCCCACGGAAGAACCCAAGTTGGCCGGTTTCACGAAACAAGGATAGCCCAAAGTTTCCTCGATTTTGTCGCAAAGTTTGGGAAAGACACAAGGATTTGACCAAACCTCTGAGCGACTAACACTCATATATTTAACTTGGGACAAACCAGCCTGAGCAAAGGCATCTTTCATGGCTAATTTATCCATACCCACCGCCGAACCCGTGACCCCACTACCCACAAATGGCGCTTGCATTAAGGTCAATAATCCTTGAATGGTGCCATCTTCGCCGTTTGGCCCGTGGATGATGGGAAACCAAACATCCACTTCTGCGGCAGCAGGGGGAAATTGCCATAACTGCGATCGCCGCTCGATAATTTCTGAACAGGCGATCGCCTCTCCGGTTTCTAGCACCTGTTGCGCCAC encodes:
- the glgB gene encoding 1,4-alpha-glucan branching enzyme, which encodes MSITITPDQVNSIVWNQHQDPFQILGPHPIEENGKVTSWVVRAYLPNAEAVWVVLPEVRKEYSMQSVHNAHFFECTIETTELSNYQLRVKEGDRERVIYDPYAFRSSKLTDFDIHLFAEGNHHRIYEKLGAHPMVVEGVKGVYFAVWAPNARNVSILGDFNSWDGRKHQMRKIGNGIWELFIPQIGVGEAYKYEIKNNEGHIYEKSDPYGFQQEPRPKTASIVTDLETYTWTDRDWMEKRRHTDALTQPVAVYECHLGSWLHAASAEPAVKPDGTEEPVVVVSELKTTARFLTYRELADRLIPYVKELGYTHIELLPIAEHPFDGSWGYQVTGYFAPTSRYGSPEDFMYFVDQCHQNGIGVLVDWVPGHFPKDGHGLAFFDGTHLYEHADPRKGEHKEWGTLVFNYNRNEVRNFLYANALFWFDKYHIDGIRVDAVASMLYLDYARKPGEWVANQYGGRENIEAADFLRQVNHLIFSYFPGTLSVAEESTAWPMVSWPTYVGGLGFNLKWNMGWMHDMLDYFSMDPWFRQFHQNNVTFSMWYNHSENFMLALSHDEVVHGKSNIIGKMPGDRWQKFANLRCLFAYMYAHPGKKTMFMGMEFGQWSEWNVWGDLEWQLLQYEPHQQTKRFFSELNRLYRQQPALYTWDFAQEGFEWIDCSDNRHSVVSFIRRAKDSDEFILTVCNFTPQPHSHYRVGVPEHGFYTEIFNSDAKEFGGSNMGNLGGKWADEWWMHNRRYSLDLCLPPLAVVMFKLDRQKTEEARKALLAESQNQ
- the psbP gene encoding photosystem II reaction center PsbP, whose translation is MLKRIAAIILVVLTISLTGCVSSPTTGLKPYVNSYKGYEFLYPNGWVEVPVKNGPDVVFKDLIESSENVSVVISQIPENEKLQDIGDPSTVGYKILQKAIAPEGSGRQAELINATAIEKKDKTYYILEYAVKLANQDRHDIASVAISRGKLFSFNVSTTANRWQKTAETLKQVVASFSVY
- a CDS encoding alpha/beta fold hydrolase: MIAEPLTSPSTLEPLTWEWQNHQIKYIVKGTGLPLVLVHGFGASIGHWRKNIPALAEGGYRVFALDLLGFGGSDKAPVDYSVELWQQLLKDFWHEHIQEPAVFIGNSIGALLSLAIAANHPEIVAGGVLLNCAGGLNHRPEELHFPLRQIMTIFTNVVSSPGLGPFLFDRIRQKHRIRNTLRQVYGNKSAITNELVELLYQPSCDPGAQKVFASIVTAPPGPQPTELLPLVKCPLLVLWGEDDPWTPVSGGRIFQEFARSQPIKFVSIPKTGHCPHDERPEVVNPLILDWLNNL
- a CDS encoding PstS family phosphate ABC transporter substrate-binding protein — encoded protein: MSQKNDTTILVLALLITVGLAGGGVWWFTGLKNRASDPRGTDSNSQTTPAQGYNQNSPSSNFSPVKTFAQIQNVPQALVSYGGSTSWSPIRQEVDALIQVVWPDFKLRYTQHPTKPPGSTTGIEMLLNDQLAFVQSSRSIKDTEYEQAQQKGFTLKQIPVAIDGIAIAVNPTLNIPGLTVTQLKQIYTGKITNWNEVGGSNLAIVAYSRRPEDSGSVEFFIDNILNGEKFADNVSFIPTTTEALRLVANNLGAIYYGSAPQVVPQCQIKSIAIANQEAEFIPPYQEPWVSREECPTKRNQLNQAAFQSGAYPITRRLFIIVKQNGQIDQQAGEAYAQLLLSDQGQDLIEKAGFVRIR
- a CDS encoding DALR anticodon-binding domain-containing protein, which translates into the protein MNKSQNQDNLASHAQKWPEEFWAAIDLFSLKSRFCDRLINATSDYLLATRSPAIDNQMPILTPSTMPLNRTKDVEKVIYISAIAFKLQKTLQKAQEKAQQKAPAEIAEAIGSLIEPSPDFTVHIRDGWIQFHLSEPGLATWLQRLSQWPSQTHGSENPHQSQNWQKIYATLDATNNLTNNLFLLEYTHARCCSLLRLGDREQLISLSESSLSEHSTDLQIINPNPIPWLSDRNQLRPIHLTERTLISQLITTLDTLSTCKSEIVTKLMVKLATDLSQDLLIFYAANPIWSKIKTENLALAQARLGLILTTQIVLKLLLEKGLGILPPQEM
- a CDS encoding glutathione peroxidase — its product is MSETIHDLTVKTIAGEDKSLKDYAGNVLLIVNLASYCGYTPQYAGLEKLHQKYKDSGLRVLGFPCNDYGAQEPGTNQEIVQFCTKNYGVTFDLFDKVHAKGSQQHPLYTMLTSQGKPPGDVSWNFEKFLVNKKGEVVGRYRSSVTPESAELTGAIERELHQ
- a CDS encoding D-alanine--D-alanine ligase family protein, yielding MTKLRVGLLFGGRSGEHEVSIISARAIARGLREGGNGDKYEMLPFYVQKNGLWQGPAVAQQVLETGEAIACSEIIERRSQLWQFPPAAAEVDVWFPIIHGPNGEDGTIQGLLTLMQAPFVGSGVTGSAVGMDKLAMKDAFAQAGLSQVKYMSVSRSEVWSNPCVFPKLCDKIEETLGYPCFVKPANLGSSVGISKVRSRSELEAALDKAATFDRRLIVEAGVVAREVECAVLGNDQPKASVVGEITYQSDFYDYETKYTDGKAQLHIPAALSPDVTTQIQEMAVKAFLAIDCAGLARMDFFYVEATGEILINEVNTLPGFTSLSMYPQLWAATGIPFPELVNRLIQLALERHPAS